From Streptomyces sp. NBC_00775, one genomic window encodes:
- the eutB gene encoding ethanolamine ammonia-lyase subunit EutB, whose product MSTYSATLGGRKYTFAGLASLLAAASPERSGDRLAGLAAESAQARVAARWALAEVPLARFLAEPVIPYEDDDVTRLIVDSHDPVAFAPVSALTVGDFREWLLSEAADAAALAALAPGLTPEMVAAVSKLMGNADLVAVARKVRVVTAFRSTIGLPGRLATRLQPNHPTDDPAGVAAALLDGLLLGSGDAVIGINPATDSPKAVRDLLELLDGVIDRYSIPTQSCVLCHVTTSIDLMERGAPVDLVFQSIAGTQAANASFGVTLGLLDEAYEAAKGLGRGTVGQNALYFETGQGSALSADAHHGVDQQTVEARAYAVARRYDPLLVNTVVGFIGPEYLYDGRQILRAALEDHFCGKLLGLPMGLDICYTNHADADDDDIATMLTMLGVAGASFVICTPGGDDIMLNYQSASYHDALYLREVLGLRPAPEFEAWLDGIGLLDGGGAIRDVSGTAHPLMTIGKEIAA is encoded by the coding sequence ATGAGCACCTACTCCGCCACCCTCGGCGGCCGGAAATACACCTTCGCCGGCCTCGCGTCGCTGCTCGCCGCCGCGAGCCCCGAGCGCTCCGGCGACCGGCTCGCCGGCCTCGCCGCCGAGTCCGCGCAGGCGCGGGTGGCGGCGCGGTGGGCGCTGGCCGAGGTGCCGCTCGCGCGGTTTCTCGCCGAGCCGGTGATTCCGTACGAGGACGACGACGTGACCCGGCTGATCGTGGACAGCCATGACCCGGTGGCCTTCGCACCCGTGTCCGCGCTCACCGTCGGCGACTTCCGGGAGTGGCTGCTGTCCGAGGCGGCGGACGCGGCGGCGCTCGCCGCGCTGGCCCCCGGGCTGACGCCCGAGATGGTGGCCGCCGTCTCCAAGCTCATGGGCAACGCGGACCTGGTGGCGGTCGCCCGCAAGGTGCGGGTGGTCACCGCCTTCCGCTCCACGATCGGCCTGCCCGGCCGGCTGGCCACCCGCCTCCAGCCCAACCACCCCACCGACGACCCGGCGGGCGTCGCGGCGGCCCTGCTCGACGGACTCCTCCTCGGCTCCGGCGACGCGGTGATCGGCATCAACCCGGCGACGGACAGTCCGAAGGCGGTACGGGACCTGCTGGAGCTGCTGGACGGAGTGATCGACCGCTACTCCATCCCCACCCAGTCCTGCGTCCTGTGCCACGTCACCACCAGCATCGACCTGATGGAACGCGGCGCCCCCGTCGACCTCGTCTTCCAGTCCATCGCCGGTACGCAGGCCGCGAACGCGTCCTTCGGCGTCACCCTGGGGCTGCTCGACGAGGCGTACGAGGCCGCCAAGGGGCTCGGGCGGGGGACGGTCGGGCAGAACGCCCTCTACTTCGAGACCGGCCAGGGCAGCGCGCTGTCCGCCGACGCGCACCACGGGGTGGACCAGCAGACGGTGGAGGCGCGGGCGTACGCGGTGGCCCGGCGCTACGACCCGCTGCTGGTGAACACCGTCGTGGGCTTCATCGGCCCGGAGTACCTGTACGACGGCCGCCAGATCCTCCGGGCGGCCCTGGAGGACCACTTCTGCGGCAAGCTGCTCGGCCTCCCGATGGGCCTGGACATTTGCTACACCAACCACGCCGACGCGGACGACGACGACATCGCCACGATGCTCACCATGCTGGGCGTGGCAGGCGCGTCCTTCGTGATCTGCACGCCGGGCGGCGACGACATCATGCTCAACTACCAATCCGCCTCGTACCACGACGCGTTGTACCTGCGCGAGGTCCTCGGGCTGCGCCCGGCACCGGAGTTCGAGGCATGGCTGGACGGAATCGGGCTGCTGGACGGCGGTGGCGCCATCAGGGATGTGTCCGGTACGGCGCACCCCTTGATGACGATCGGCAAGGAGATAGCGGCATGA